Proteins encoded together in one Prevotella scopos JCM 17725 window:
- a CDS encoding glycosyltransferase family 2 protein: MDFIYSIIIPHKNIPKLLQRCLDSIPERDDVQVIIVDDNSDPAIVDFEHFPGLQRKNTIVVFDKSSKGAGHARNIGIEHSNSKWLIFADADDFFNYCIDECLDKYKDASEDVIYFFANSLDSVTYVNNNRGGAVNNQLERYMSDNESNEWLVRYESGVPWAKFFKSNVIEKYHIRFDETRIHNDNTFSYLAGYFAKRVKGVGIAIYCVTYRDGSITYTEMDMEKFKDRWTVFAKRVAFMEQHNLKYFTYDSFFITCLLELKKKKDKTRYHEALNIFEQNGVPISLIKSFVRQRRKMDFTYKVKHFLYQLLKW, translated from the coding sequence ATGGATTTTATTTATAGTATTATAATTCCTCATAAAAACATTCCCAAGCTTTTGCAACGGTGTTTGGATTCTATTCCAGAAAGAGATGATGTACAAGTTATCATTGTGGATGATAATAGTGATCCTGCTATTGTTGACTTTGAACATTTCCCAGGACTACAACGTAAAAATACAATTGTTGTTTTTGACAAATCATCTAAGGGGGCTGGACATGCAAGAAATATTGGAATAGAACATTCCAATAGTAAATGGTTAATATTTGCAGATGCTGATGACTTTTTTAATTATTGCATTGATGAATGCTTAGATAAATATAAGGATGCTTCTGAAGATGTTATATATTTCTTTGCAAACTCTCTTGATAGTGTTACTTATGTAAACAATAATCGTGGAGGGGCTGTGAATAATCAGCTGGAAAGGTATATGTCTGATAATGAGAGCAACGAGTGGCTTGTTAGATATGAGTCTGGAGTTCCATGGGCAAAGTTTTTTAAATCCAATGTTATCGAAAAATATCACATCAGATTTGATGAAACTCGCATACATAATGATAATACGTTCTCTTATTTAGCTGGTTATTTTGCAAAACGAGTTAAAGGTGTTGGAATTGCGATATATTGTGTAACTTATAGAGATGGTTCTATTACATATACAGAAATGGATATGGAGAAGTTCAAGGACCGGTGGACTGTTTTTGCAAAACGAGTAGCCTTTATGGAGCAACATAATCTTAAGTATTTTACCTATGATAGCTTTTTTATTACTTGTCTATTAGAGCTTAAGAAAAAAAAAGATAAAACCCGTTACCATGAAGCTTTGAATATTTTTGAACAGAATGGTGTGCCTATTTCTCTGATAAAATCATTTGTAAGACAGCGAAGGAAAATGGATTTTACGTATAAGGTAAAACATTTTCTTTATCAATTATTAAAATGGTAG